The Halosimplex litoreum genome has a window encoding:
- a CDS encoding DUF5790 family protein yields the protein MSQATFDDDDLFEDAASEMREDVEASLAEARAALPEADAIWDVEADNTLGVLNALRSALDVEDAEDHLVDAKKWYTMGERADAFEDAEDLAEEIETVEELIDDVTAAHEEVSDLASTVPQLRSALEEFEADDETEEGEEDDAEAEADADAEEAEA from the coding sequence ATGAGTCAAGCGACCTTCGACGACGACGACCTGTTCGAGGACGCGGCCAGCGAGATGCGCGAAGACGTGGAGGCGAGCCTCGCCGAGGCCCGCGCGGCGCTCCCCGAGGCCGACGCGATCTGGGACGTCGAGGCCGACAACACGCTGGGCGTGCTGAACGCGCTCCGGTCGGCGCTGGACGTCGAAGACGCCGAAGACCACCTCGTCGACGCCAAGAAGTGGTACACGATGGGCGAGCGCGCCGACGCCTTCGAGGACGCCGAGGATCTGGCCGAAGAGATCGAGACGGTCGAGGAACTGATCGACGACGTGACCGCGGCCCACGAGGAGGTCAGCGACCTGGCGAGCACCGTCCCGCAACTGCGCAGCGCGCTGGAGGAGTTCGAGGCCGACGACGAGACCGAGGAGGGCGAGGAGGATGACGCCGAGGCAGAGGCCGACGCCGACGCCGAGGAAGCCGAGGCCTGA
- a CDS encoding creatininase family protein, whose protein sequence is MHLSTSTWSEADAVETGLAVLPVGSTEQHGPHAPLGTDALTAETVAEAGVEAYDGEVVVAPTVPVGVAEEHRQFAGTLWVSEDTFRDYVRETVASLAHHGWDRVVVVNGHGGNVAALREVCGRIARHDDAYAAAFTWFDAVDLDRDWTGDPDAPPVDLDAVRMGHGGPVETALVRAVAPDLIREDRVDDAAAGAADGWGEWVSGTNLAYDSAEFSENGTVGDPRDGSEALGEWLRERAAERLSTLLDELATRDVSRPERR, encoded by the coding sequence ATGCACCTCTCGACATCGACGTGGTCCGAGGCCGACGCCGTCGAGACGGGTCTCGCCGTCCTGCCGGTCGGCAGTACCGAACAGCACGGCCCGCACGCGCCGCTGGGGACGGACGCGCTGACCGCCGAGACTGTCGCCGAGGCCGGTGTCGAAGCCTACGACGGCGAGGTCGTCGTCGCGCCGACGGTCCCGGTCGGGGTCGCCGAGGAACACCGCCAGTTCGCGGGGACGCTCTGGGTGAGCGAGGACACCTTCCGCGACTACGTCCGCGAGACGGTCGCCAGTCTGGCCCACCACGGCTGGGACCGCGTCGTCGTCGTCAACGGCCACGGCGGCAACGTCGCGGCCCTCCGGGAGGTCTGCGGCCGGATCGCGCGCCACGACGACGCGTACGCCGCCGCGTTCACCTGGTTCGACGCCGTCGACCTCGACCGCGACTGGACCGGCGACCCGGACGCGCCACCGGTCGACCTCGACGCGGTCCGGATGGGTCACGGTGGCCCCGTCGAGACCGCTCTCGTGCGCGCGGTGGCCCCCGACCTGATCCGCGAGGACCGCGTCGACGACGCCGCGGCGGGCGCTGCCGACGGCTGGGGCGAGTGGGTGAGCGGGACGAACCTCGCCTACGACTCGGCGGAGTTCTCGGAGAACGGAACGGTGGGCGACCCCCGCGACGGGAGCGAGGCGCTCGGCGAGTGGCTGCGCGAGCGTGCGGCCGAACGGCTGTCGACGCTACTGGACGAACTGGCGACGCGAGACGTGTCCCGACCCGAGCGGCGCTGA
- a CDS encoding MBL fold metallo-hydrolase: MTDDTDEIDPSSLQTRIDAGESVRVLDVRDRDEVEQWRLSGPGVALTQKPYNRFLQANVTGTLEEFVADVEGEGPITVVCARGEASGEVARDLTDAGFDARNLAGGMEAWARLLLAGEVQGALPDAPGATLVQYRRPSSGCLGYLLVADGEAAVVDPLRAFTDRYVADAAERDAEITTVVDTHVHADHVSGLRALADATGATPVMPAPAVERGVTYDVDTVEDGETIAVGESSLTAVHAPGHTTGMTAFAVGDALLTGDSLFTDGVARPDLEEGADEAPAFARELHRTLTERFARFPDETVVAPGHHSGDAVPGADEAVTARLGKCRESPVFDLDEGEFVERITGRTPPRPANHTEIIAANLGRESVTDDVAFELELGPNNCAAAPADD, from the coding sequence ATGACCGACGACACGGACGAGATCGACCCGTCGAGCCTCCAGACGCGGATCGACGCCGGAGAGTCCGTTCGCGTCCTCGACGTTCGCGACCGCGACGAGGTCGAACAATGGCGCCTCTCCGGGCCGGGTGTCGCCCTCACGCAGAAGCCGTACAACCGCTTCTTGCAGGCCAACGTGACTGGAACTCTCGAGGAATTCGTCGCCGACGTCGAGGGCGAGGGACCGATCACCGTCGTCTGCGCGCGAGGCGAGGCCAGCGGCGAGGTCGCGCGCGACCTGACCGACGCCGGCTTCGACGCGCGGAACCTCGCCGGTGGGATGGAAGCCTGGGCACGGCTGTTGCTCGCCGGCGAAGTCCAGGGGGCGCTCCCCGACGCGCCCGGAGCGACGCTCGTCCAGTACCGACGCCCCTCGAGTGGCTGTCTGGGGTATCTGCTCGTCGCCGACGGCGAGGCGGCGGTCGTCGACCCGCTCCGGGCGTTCACCGATCGGTACGTCGCCGACGCCGCCGAACGGGACGCGGAGATTACGACCGTCGTCGACACGCACGTCCACGCCGACCACGTCAGTGGCCTGCGAGCGCTGGCCGACGCGACCGGGGCGACGCCCGTGATGCCCGCGCCGGCCGTCGAGCGCGGCGTGACCTACGACGTGGATACGGTCGAGGATGGGGAGACCATCGCGGTCGGCGAGTCGTCCCTGACGGCGGTCCACGCGCCCGGCCACACCACCGGTATGACCGCTTTCGCGGTCGGCGACGCGCTGCTGACCGGTGACAGCCTGTTCACCGACGGCGTCGCTCGGCCGGACCTGGAGGAGGGGGCCGACGAGGCACCCGCGTTCGCGCGCGAGCTCCACCGAACGCTCACCGAGCGCTTCGCCCGCTTCCCGGACGAGACGGTCGTCGCGCCGGGCCACCACAGCGGGGACGCCGTCCCCGGCGCCGACGAGGCCGTCACAGCGCGGCTGGGGAAGTGTCGGGAATCGCCGGTCTTCGACCTCGACGAGGGCGAATTCGTCGAGCGGATAACCGGGCGGACGCCGCCACGGCCGGCCAACCACACCGAGATAATCGCCGCCAACCTCGGCCGGGAGTCCGTCACCGACGACGTGGCGTTCGAGCTGGAACTCGGGCCGAACAACTGCGCGGCCGCGCCGGCCGACGACTGA
- a CDS encoding DUF6432 family protein: protein MQAKPEYRDRDEVEVAVLDALADRREEGMTVFELRSRVDVDIDTLESALADLKSDGLIEAHQEDHRTVIVPEDGVVGPIDPDEGSLLGQIRDKLPF from the coding sequence ATGCAGGCGAAACCGGAGTACCGCGACCGCGACGAGGTCGAGGTCGCGGTCCTGGACGCGCTGGCCGACCGGCGCGAAGAGGGAATGACCGTCTTCGAGCTCCGGTCGCGGGTCGACGTCGACATCGACACGCTGGAATCGGCGCTGGCCGACCTGAAATCGGACGGCCTCATCGAGGCCCACCAGGAGGACCACCGGACGGTCATCGTCCCCGAAGACGGCGTCGTCGGTCCCATCGACCCCGACGAGGGCTCTCTCCTCGGTCAGATCCGCGATAAACTGCCGTTCTGA
- a CDS encoding DUF7093 family protein — MSIKCSLLGHSFGETTVEREREEQGTEVVITITEMETCSRCGETRVVSENKEVTTLETPEGGADEFEATPGEGADDTADVVDAGESADAGESDASGDDGGAGDEGVGGSDATDAVILDDDSGAESSAQAEARGAETTIPDAEDGATAEAEVDSDEDDAVIIGDDEGDDRAPGEWPDEEAEPEGDHSPDDEGDTDDDDDATADERAPDAEGDDRDPGEWPDEPSDPAERAGETAEVEILGGGDQDGDAETGGDGSASEDGVGGPDLADAPAADSPDADAGGGDGANGDAASDDVAGAWPEEEDPSTGAESMGEWPEETKRDQPTDPGAAGPSLDGEETPSVTVPEGTFKCSECDFSTEADATSLRAGDFCPECRRGTLLEHADTVAEE, encoded by the coding sequence ATGAGTATCAAGTGTTCGCTCCTGGGACACAGCTTCGGCGAGACGACCGTCGAGCGGGAGCGCGAGGAACAGGGGACGGAAGTCGTCATCACCATCACCGAGATGGAGACCTGTTCCCGCTGCGGCGAGACCCGCGTGGTCTCGGAGAACAAGGAAGTGACGACCCTCGAGACGCCAGAGGGCGGTGCCGACGAGTTCGAGGCCACGCCGGGCGAGGGGGCCGACGACACCGCCGACGTGGTCGACGCGGGGGAGTCGGCCGACGCGGGGGAGTCGGACGCGAGCGGTGACGACGGTGGCGCTGGCGACGAAGGAGTCGGCGGGAGCGACGCCACGGACGCCGTCATCCTCGACGACGACAGCGGCGCGGAGTCGTCGGCCCAGGCGGAGGCCCGCGGCGCCGAGACGACCATCCCCGACGCCGAGGACGGCGCGACCGCCGAGGCCGAGGTCGACAGCGACGAGGACGACGCGGTCATCATCGGCGACGACGAGGGGGACGACCGCGCCCCCGGCGAGTGGCCCGACGAAGAGGCCGAACCCGAGGGTGACCACTCACCCGACGACGAGGGGGACACCGACGACGACGATGACGCGACCGCCGACGAGCGGGCGCCGGACGCCGAGGGCGACGACCGCGACCCCGGCGAGTGGCCCGACGAGCCGTCGGACCCGGCCGAGCGCGCCGGCGAGACCGCGGAGGTCGAGATCCTCGGTGGCGGCGACCAGGACGGCGACGCCGAGACGGGCGGTGACGGATCGGCCTCGGAGGACGGGGTCGGCGGCCCCGACCTCGCCGACGCGCCCGCCGCGGACTCGCCAGACGCCGACGCCGGCGGGGGCGACGGAGCGAACGGTGACGCGGCGAGCGACGACGTCGCCGGTGCCTGGCCGGAGGAGGAAGACCCCTCGACCGGCGCCGAGTCGATGGGCGAGTGGCCAGAGGAGACCAAGCGTGACCAACCGACCGACCCCGGTGCCGCTGGGCCGTCACTCGACGGCGAGGAGACGCCGTCGGTCACCGTCCCCGAAGGGACGTTCAAGTGCTCGGAGTGCGACTTCTCCACGGAGGCCGACGCCACGTCGCTGCGCGCCGGCGACTTCTGCCCCGAGTGCCGACGCGGGACGCTCCTCGAACACGCGGACACCGTCGCCGAGGAGTGA
- a CDS encoding DUF5611 family protein: protein MREYKMRRGEHLEERIEDMEATIEDYFGTISTTEEFKGSDLHVVEDPDNPVFERITAGTVEYSGKKDKLAVDFEERPAEEVIAAGEADAAADAVDAKNDFLLEATGRDAKSRRDSMKRSVEDSPDEADEV from the coding sequence ATGCGGGAGTACAAGATGCGCCGGGGAGAGCACCTCGAAGAGCGTATCGAAGACATGGAGGCGACGATCGAGGACTACTTCGGAACCATCTCGACCACCGAGGAATTCAAGGGGAGTGACCTGCACGTGGTCGAGGATCCCGACAATCCGGTGTTCGAGCGCATCACGGCAGGGACGGTCGAGTACAGCGGCAAGAAAGACAAGCTCGCGGTCGACTTCGAGGAGCGGCCCGCCGAAGAGGTCATCGCGGCGGGCGAGGCCGACGCCGCGGCCGACGCCGTCGACGCCAAAAACGACTTTCTCCTCGAAGCCACCGGCCGCGACGCCAAGAGCCGCCGCGACTCGATGAAACGCTCCGTCGAAGACAGCCCCGACGAGGCCGACGAGGTCTGA
- a CDS encoding cell division protein SepF, with protein MGLMSKILGESGGSRQKEDYVEIESDGVDAGATAASRQVRIAKIGDKQDVIDIKDAVYDGDVVIADITRHTTQDRTMEHITDELKQVANEVGGDIAQKGDDQLIITPHGVAINRDPLGQ; from the coding sequence ATGGGACTAATGAGCAAAATCCTCGGGGAATCCGGGGGTAGCCGGCAGAAAGAGGACTACGTCGAGATCGAGAGCGACGGGGTCGACGCGGGGGCGACGGCGGCCTCCCGTCAGGTTCGGATCGCGAAGATCGGCGACAAACAGGACGTCATCGACATCAAGGACGCCGTCTACGACGGCGACGTGGTCATCGCCGACATCACGCGCCACACGACCCAGGACCGGACGATGGAGCACATCACCGACGAGCTCAAGCAGGTCGCCAACGAGGTCGGCGGCGACATCGCCCAGAAGGGCGACGACCAGCTCATCATCACGCCCCACGGCGTCGCCATCAACCGCGACCCGCTCGGGCAGTAA
- a CDS encoding ATP-binding protein — protein MTFVIGRGTAAQADEDGPTGRLGTYRARDGSSGVPLHVDLDGPHATLIVGKRGYGKSYTLGVLAEALARADGVAPVVVDPMGVFPTLAEPAEGEPVPAEVVDDPQITATTLDPRSWCALLDLSPESGAGGLVWRAAQGQPTLSDMRDAVEATDAPGVDRRAARNHLDLADSWGVFDPEGMDARELGSGAVTVVDVSGLDSAPMNAVVRGIGEALYRARVDGAIARLPWFMVDEAHTVFGGVGEAALETILTRGRAPGVSLVLATQRPSAVSEVAVSQSDIVVSHRLTSEADLAALEAARPTYMSSSLTERLPTSPGDVVVVDDATETVHSATVRRRETPHGGDSPSASDVESDEDRTGSGVDD, from the coding sequence GTGACGTTCGTCATCGGACGCGGAACTGCGGCGCAGGCCGACGAGGACGGGCCCACTGGGCGTCTGGGCACCTACCGAGCGCGGGACGGGTCCAGCGGCGTGCCGCTGCACGTCGACCTCGACGGCCCGCACGCGACGCTGATCGTCGGCAAGCGCGGCTACGGGAAGTCCTACACGCTGGGCGTCCTCGCCGAGGCGCTCGCGCGGGCCGACGGCGTCGCGCCCGTCGTCGTCGACCCGATGGGCGTGTTTCCGACGTTGGCCGAACCCGCCGAGGGCGAGCCCGTCCCCGCCGAGGTGGTCGACGACCCGCAGATCACGGCGACGACGCTGGACCCGCGGTCGTGGTGCGCGCTGTTAGATCTGTCGCCCGAGAGCGGCGCGGGCGGGCTGGTCTGGCGGGCCGCCCAGGGCCAGCCGACGCTTTCGGACATGCGGGACGCCGTCGAGGCGACCGACGCGCCGGGTGTCGACAGGCGCGCGGCGCGCAACCACCTCGACCTGGCCGACTCGTGGGGTGTCTTCGACCCCGAGGGGATGGACGCCCGGGAGCTGGGCAGCGGTGCGGTGACGGTCGTCGACGTGTCGGGGCTGGACTCGGCGCCGATGAACGCCGTCGTCCGCGGTATCGGCGAGGCGCTGTACCGTGCCCGAGTCGACGGTGCGATCGCGCGGCTCCCGTGGTTCATGGTCGACGAGGCCCACACCGTCTTCGGCGGCGTCGGCGAGGCAGCGCTGGAGACGATCCTCACACGCGGACGCGCACCCGGCGTGAGCCTCGTACTCGCGACCCAGCGGCCCAGCGCCGTCTCGGAGGTGGCGGTCTCCCAGTCGGACATCGTGGTCTCTCACCGGCTCACCTCCGAGGCGGACCTGGCAGCGTTGGAGGCCGCCCGGCCGACGTACATGTCGAGTTCGCTGACCGAGCGGCTGCCCACGAGCCCAGGCGATGTGGTCGTCGTCGACGACGCGACCGAGACGGTCCACTCGGCGACCGTCCGCCGGCGAGAGACCCCCCACGGCGGGGACAGTCCCAGCGCGAGCGACGTCGAGAGCGACGAAGACCGGACCGGGAGTGGCGTCGACGATTGA
- a CDS encoding DUF1028 domain-containing protein: MTFSICVRETYTDETGDEQTRYGVAVTTRLAGVGTLCPFASEHGAVATQSLVNVDLGRTGIEYLNDGLGVEDALEALLAADDGRAERQLHGVGSDGEFAFSGEECRPWYGDIVGENYTVAGNLLTGGDVVEAVAETYAEGAAEDPDDPESDPETPLAERLIDALAAGHELGGDKREELHVQSAALLVRSTEDREMTPYYDDLRVDATETPLEDLRETYELAAEGYEMAMDRYEAEYADDEDAGE; the protein is encoded by the coding sequence GTGACGTTCAGCATCTGCGTTCGGGAGACCTACACCGACGAGACGGGCGACGAGCAGACCCGGTACGGCGTCGCGGTGACGACGCGACTGGCCGGCGTGGGGACGCTGTGTCCGTTCGCCAGTGAACACGGCGCCGTCGCCACCCAGAGCCTGGTCAACGTCGACCTCGGTCGGACGGGGATCGAGTACCTGAACGACGGGCTCGGGGTCGAAGACGCGCTGGAAGCGCTGCTCGCCGCCGACGACGGCCGCGCCGAGCGCCAGCTCCACGGCGTCGGGTCGGACGGCGAGTTCGCCTTCTCCGGCGAGGAGTGTCGCCCCTGGTACGGCGATATCGTCGGGGAGAACTACACCGTCGCCGGGAACCTCCTGACCGGCGGCGACGTGGTCGAAGCGGTCGCCGAGACGTACGCGGAGGGCGCCGCCGAGGATCCGGACGACCCCGAGTCAGACCCGGAAACGCCGCTGGCCGAACGGCTGATCGACGCGCTCGCGGCCGGCCACGAACTCGGCGGCGACAAGCGCGAGGAGCTCCACGTCCAGAGCGCTGCGCTGCTGGTCCGTTCGACCGAAGACCGCGAGATGACCCCCTACTACGACGACCTGCGCGTCGACGCCACCGAGACCCCTCTCGAAGACCTCCGGGAGACCTACGAACTCGCCGCCGAAGGCTACGAGATGGCGATGGACCGCTACGAAGCGGAGTACGCCGACGACGAGGACGCCGGCGAGTGA
- a CDS encoding RNA-binding protein — protein sequence MDVKSRHHLRADAIADIEDAVAATLGVEIDADSYEKVEFEDSDWNVVLVDGDPLVLYVRDAAGEDEPFLTVQGANAFPPQRNVVTVDAGAVSFVSDGADVMRPGIVEADDSIESGDLVAIAEESHGKFLAVGRAKTDGSDMVGDSGKVVESIHHVGDDLFEFAV from the coding sequence ATGGACGTGAAGTCGCGCCACCACCTCCGCGCGGACGCGATCGCCGACATCGAAGACGCCGTCGCGGCCACTCTCGGCGTCGAGATCGACGCCGACAGTTACGAGAAAGTCGAGTTCGAGGACAGCGACTGGAACGTCGTCCTCGTCGACGGCGACCCGCTCGTCCTCTACGTTCGGGACGCGGCCGGCGAGGACGAACCGTTCCTCACCGTCCAGGGAGCCAACGCCTTCCCGCCCCAGCGTAACGTCGTCACCGTCGACGCGGGCGCCGTCTCGTTCGTCTCGGACGGTGCAGACGTGATGCGCCCCGGCATCGTCGAGGCCGACGACTCCATCGAGAGCGGCGATCTCGTCGCCATCGCCGAGGAGAGCCACGGGAAGTTCCTCGCCGTCGGCCGCGCGAAGACCGACGGTTCGGACATGGTCGGCGACTCCGGCAAGGTCGTCGAGTCGATCCACCACGTGGGCGACGACCTCTTCGAGTTCGCGGTCTGA